CCGACGGCCATGACGGAGCCGACCGACAGGTCGATGCCGCTGGTGGCGATGACGAACGTCATGCCCAGCGCGATCATCACGATCGGCGCCGACACCCGCAGGATGTCCAGAAGGTTGCCCGACAGCTGACCCGTCGTCGGGTTGACCCCGAGGGCGAGGTAGGTGGGGTCCTTCAGCGTGTTCAGCGCCAGCAGCAGGACGATGCCCACAATGCCCCAGAACCAGGGGGTGCGTACGAGCGCCCTCAGACGGGTCATGCCTGTTCTCCTTCGACCTCGTCGGCGAGCGCTTCCGCGTTCGCTTCGGCGGCGGCCTCGGAGTCGGCGGCGATGATCGAAACGATCCGCTCCGCCGTGACGTCCGGGCCGTTGACGACCTCGCCGACCTTCTGGTGGTCCTTCATGATGACGATGCGCTCGGAGAGGCGGACGACCTCCTCCAGCTCCGAGGAGATGAAGACGACGCTCATGCCGCCCTCGGCGAGCTCGGCGACCGTCTCCTGGATGTCGGCCTTCGCGCCGACGTCGATGCCGCGCGTGGGCTCATCCAGCAGCAGCAGGTCGGGATCGGTCGCGAGCCAGCGCCCGAGGAGGACCTTCTGCTGGTTTCCGCCGGACAGCAGGCGGATGGGCCGATCGGGGTCGTTGGGGCGCACGCTGAAGCGCTCCATGTACATGGTGACGAGCCGGTCGACCTCCTTGGCGGGAACGCGTCGCAGCCATCCGCGCTGCGCCTGGACGGCGAGCATGATGTTCTCGCGGATGCTGAGGTCGCCGACGATGCCGTCGTCGCGACGGTTCTCCGTCGAGTAGGCGATGTGGTTCGCCAGGCCCGAGACGGGCGAGGTGATGCTGGCCTTCTTGCCCTTCAGGCGCACCGTGCCGGCATCCGGCTTGTCGGCACCGACGATGAGGCGCGCCAGTTCGGTGCGGCCCGAGCCGAGCAGGCCGGCGAAGCCGACGACCTCACCCTTGTGGATCTCGATGTCCGTGGGGGCCAAGGCACCCTTGCGGGCGATGCCGTCCGCGGCGTAGACGGGCGTCTGGCTGCGGTCTCGCTCGTCGACCTGGCGGTTGGATCCGAGGGCCCGCAGGGCGCCGAGGTCCTTGCCGATCATCTTGGAGATGAGCTCAGTGCGATCGAGGTCGTTCTTGAGGTACTCGCCGACGAACGCCCCGTTGCGCAGCACCGTGATGCGGTCGCTGATCGCGTAGACCTGGTCGAGGAAGTGGGAGACGAAGAGGATGGCGACGCCCTGATCGCGCAGCTGGCGCATGACGCCGAAGAGCGTCTCGACCTCGGCGGCATCCAGGCTGGAGGTCGGCTCGTCGAGGATCAGGACCTTCGACTTGGTGACCATGGCCCGGCTGATCGCGACGAGCTGCTGCAACGCGATCGAGATGGACTGCAGGGGGGCGCGCGGGTCGAGGTCGCCGAGACCCATCTCGGTGAGCACCTCGTGGGCGCGGGCGTGGGTCTTGCGCCAGTCGATGCCGAAGAGGGAACGGCTCTCGTGGCCGAGCATGACGTTCTCACCGATGGTGAGGTTGGTGCAGAGGTTGACCTCCTGGTACACCGTGGAGATCCCGGCGGCCTGCGCCGACGCCGTGCCGGAGAAACGCCGTTCCTCGCCGAAGACGAGGATCGATCCGGAGTCGATCTGGTAGACACCGGTCAACGCCTTGATGAGCGTCGACTTTCCGGCGCCGTTCTCGCCCATGAGGGTGTGGACCTCACCGGGCAGGAGGCGGAAGTTCACGTCGTCGAGCGCCTTGACGCCCGGGAACGTGATCGACGCGCCGCGGACTTCGACGATCGGGAGGGGTTCGGTGACCACTGCAGACTTCCTCGTTGAATCGGGTGGGGTCGCCCGTGCAGGGCGGATGGCGGGACGGGGACCGCCGAAGGTGGCGATCCCCGTCCCCGTTCTGTCCGAGCGGACTCGGGGCGGCTCGTGGTGCTTAGAAGCCGAGACCCTGGTCGAGCGCCTTCTGGGCCGCCTCGGGCGAGTCGAACGTGGCGCTCTTGACGATGATGGTCGAGTCGACCTTCTCGCCCGCGAGGGCCTTCTTCACAGCGTCGACCGCGTCGGTGCCGAAGAAGGGGTTGTACTGGGCGACGAAGCTCAGGTCGCCCTTCGCCAGCGCCTCCAGCGCGCCCTTGGTGCCGTCGATCGTCGCGATCTTGACGTCGGTGCCGGGCTTGAGGCCCGCCGCGCTCACGGCCTGCGCCGCGCCGATGCCCATCTCGTCGTTCTGGGCGAAGATGAACTGGATGTTGTTGTTGTTGGCCTTGAGGACCGTCTCGATGACGGACTTGCCCTCGTCGGTCTTCCAGTTGGCCGTCTGTGCGCCGACCTTGTTCCAGCCCGACTTGCCGGCGATCGCGGCGTCGAAGCCCTCGTTGCGCTCGTTGACGACCGACAGGCCGGGAACGCCCTCGAGCACGAAGTAGTTCGCACCGCTGGGGAACGTGGTGGCGGCCCACTCGCCGACCGAGTTGGCGACCTGCTTGTTGTCGGGCGCGATGCGCGTGACGTACAGGTCGGAGGAGGCATCGACACCGCGGTCCAGCAGGATCACGGGGATGTTGGCCTCCTTGGCCTTCTTCAGCTCGTCCTCCCAGCCCGATGCCTCGGTCGCCGTGAGGAGGATGACGTCGACCTCGTCGTTGACGAAGGTCGAGAACGCGTCGAGCTGCGACTTCTGGTCGCTGGGGCTGGCCGCCGGAGCGTACTTGAGGTCGAAGCCCGCGTCCTTGGTGAACGCGTCCTTGATGGCCTGCTCGTTGGCGTTGCGCCAGCCGCCCTCGGGGCCGACCGCGACGAAACCGACCGTGATGGGCTTGTCACCACCGGCTGCGGCGCTGCCGCTGCCGGCGGGCTCTGCGCCACCCGAGCACGCGCTCAGCCCGACGACCATGGCGCCGGCCGCTGCGACCGTGAGCAGTCCACGGAATCCGCGCTTGCTGATGTCCATTCTTTCTCCTCCTTGAGAGTCCGCCGCGACGATTGCGGTGGATGTGTGTGGTGCCCCGGGGGGCGCATGGGATGCTGCACTCCGATTGTGCGCGCTAACAATTCCGGAACACAAGTGGCATTCGCCATCCCCGTGCTTTCGTTACTTTTTTGTTACCGCGAACAGTGCCGTGCCCGCGACGGGGGCCATCAGCCTCGGGGCACGGCCGCGGCGGTCGACGCGCGCAGCACCAGCTCCGGAGCGATCAGCGCATGCATCGCGGTGTCGTCGCCGTCGATGGCGGCGATGATCAGCCGGAGCGCGAGGGCACCGAGAGAGGCGAAGTCCTGCCGCACGGTCGTCAGCGGCGGCAGGAAGTGACGAGCGTCGGGCAGGTCGTCGAATCCGACGACACTGATGTCTTCGGGAACGCGAAGGCCGCGTTCCACGAGGCCGTGCACGGTTCCCAGAGCCATCTGATCATTGGCGGCGAAGACCGCCGTCGCGGCGGCGAGCTGCCGGGACCGCCCGATCTCATAGCCGCGATCGGAGGTCCAGTCGCCCTGCACCATCGGCCCCTCCCCCAGGCCTGCCGCCTCCAGCTCATCGCGCCATCCCTGCCAGCGGGCTCGCGCGTCGTACCAGTCCAGGGGTCCGGCGACGTGGGCGATCGTGCGATGACCGAGTCCGATGAGGTGCGCCACGGCCATGCGCGCGCCGGTGTACTGGTCGACGGCGACGGTGTGCAGATGCGGGTCGGGCTCGGCCTTGATCACGAGCGTCGGCATGTTCGAGCTGTGCTCGCGGAACAGCTCCAGGGCCGATGACCGCGGAGCGATGACGCACAGGGCGTCGATGCCCTGAGCCACGAGGTCGGTGATGCCGGTGGAGATGGTCGCGGCATCCTCGTCCGACGTCGAGAACACACTCACCGAGTACGCACTGGCGCGGGCGGCCTCCTCGATCGCGCGCAGGGTGCTGTTCGGCCCCCACTGCACCGGACTGTCGACGAGAACACCGATGCGCATGGACTTGCTCGTCGCGAGGGCGCGAGCGATGGAACTGCGCGTGTACTGCATCTCGTCGATCGCCTGCAGCACGCGCACGCGCGTGGACTCGCGGATGTTGGGGTGACCGTTGAGCACGCGCGAGACGGTCATGTGCGAGACGCCGGCGTGATTGGCGACGTCGTAGATGCTGGGTTTGGCCCACCCTCGGCCGGACTGATCAGCCATCTGCGCCTTTCCCCTGGGAAGCTCCGCGCCGACGGTGCGCCGACGTGACCGTTCCGACGGAGTCCTCATGCGCTCAGGAGCGGATGCCTCATCGTTTCACACTCCGTCCGCGAGGAGCCGGCAGCACGCGCCGCGCATCATTACTCTCGATCCATGGACTCCGCCGACCGCACTCCCGACTCGCCTGCGGATGCCGCCGCGGAGGCGGTCTCGCAGATGGCGGATGCCGTCGATCGGGCGATCGACGAGATCACGGGCGCGCCGACCGACGACGGACGGATCGAGGTGTTCGCACACGGCGGCGCGAGTATCGTGGCCGAGCGCCGCGGCCAGGTCTCGTCCGCACGCACCATCGTGCTCGCGCACGGGATCGGCATGGGCCGCAAGGTGTTCGGAGACCTGGTGCAGCATCTGGAAGGCAAGGCGCTCGTCGTCGCGCTGGACCTGCCGGGCTACGGCGACGCCCCGGAGCCGACGCGCACGCCCACGATCGAGCGGATGGCCGATCTCGTCGCGGCGTATCTGCGCCATCTGGGACGTGGCCCGGTCGTGCTGCTCGGACACTCGATGGGGACGCAGGTCGTCACCGAGACCGCCGTGCGACACCCCGACACCGTCGACCGGCTCGTCCTGGTCGCCCCCACGGTCGACCGCCATCACCGGCGCGCGCTGCGTCAGCTGTGGCGCTTGGCGCGTGACCTGTGGGGCGAGAGCCCGAAGGTGCTGCTGCTGGGCGCCCGCGAGTATGTGCGGGCGGGACCGAACCTCCGGCGCAAGATGCGCGCGATGCTCACCCACCGCCCCGAGGCCGCCTACGCGCGAGTGTCGGCGCCCACCCTGGTGGTGCGGGGCGAATACGACGTCGTCGTTCCCCGTGAGTGGTTCGACGAGGTCGTCGCCGCCATCCCGGACTCGCGCGCCTTCGTCGTCGACGGCCACCGTCACGAGACGCTCATTCGCACGGCAGAGCCGACTGCCCGTGAACTGGATCGGTGGCTGTCCGCCCCGTGAGCGCCACGATCGCCCCGGGCAGGCTCACGGGCGCAGACGCGCGGCGCGGCGGCGCGCCCGCTGGACCAGGACGAATCCGGCCGCGACGACGACGGTGGCGACGACGGCGAGCCCCACGGGCACGGTGCCACCGGTCAGGGCCAGCGGGGAAGGGTCCGCGGACCCCGGCAGCGGCGCGATCGTGACCGCGACCTGCACGGACGAACCGGGCGATGACATGGCGTCGGGAACGAAGGGGGAATCGTCAGGCACTGGTGCTCTCCTCTGTGAGTGCGGCTGCCGCCGGGGGTCGGTCGTGCTCGTGCGCGTCTGCGACGAGTCGATCGGTGCGGCGGTGGGAACGCTGCCGACCCCACAGCGCCGCGAAGATCAGAAGGGCCGCTCCCGTCAGCACGATCAGCTGCGAGATCGGCATCGCCCACAGCGACGTCTGCAGAGACGACGCAGCGGCGATGGGGGTCTGCCCATCGATCGTGATCCCCCGCGGGCGGAGAGTCACATCCACGGGAACGAGGATCGACGGCCAGAGGTCGTCGACGACGACGCGCACGGTGCGGCGATCGCCGGGCAAGAGGTCGATGACCGGCTCACCGGCGGCGGGGAAGGGGGTGTCCTGGCCGGCAGCGGAGACCGTGCCGCTCGCCAGGAGCCTCGTGTTGCCATCGTTGACGACGTCGAAGCTGACGATCGCCGATCCCGGCCGCAGCGGGTTCCAGGCGACCGCGTACGATCCCCCGCCGCCGTGCAGCGAGGCGGCAGGGCTGAGCTGCCCCGCGACACGGGCGAGCACGCGCACGCCGACGCGCGTGTCCACGCCCACGCTCGCACCGCCATCGGCGCGAGCGGTCGACAGCACGGAGGCGGTGATGCCCGCCGAATGGTCTCCCGGCGCCGCGCCGGAGGGCGCAGCGATCGAGAAGGGGACGACCACGGTGGCGCCGGCGGGAACCGTCACGCGCGCCGGCAGGGAGATCCACGAGCCCGCATCGACGGAAGACTCTCCCTCTGCACGCACATCGAATCTGCCCGATGCCGAAGTGAAGCCGTCGGCTGCCGCCAGCCGGAACGTCACCGCCGCGT
The sequence above is a segment of the Microbacterium sp. PM5 genome. Coding sequences within it:
- a CDS encoding DUF916 domain-containing protein, with protein sequence MIPLVARRRPRAAWRLPVAVAVGVLLAAALSIAPAVGPLAAAREAAPASAGVRWSVVPSDGRGPDGRSAVEVGVRPGQTVEDHIAVRNASDAAVTFRLAAADGFTSASGRFDVRAEGESSVDAGSWISLPARVTVPAGATVVVPFSIAAPSGAAPGDHSAGITASVLSTARADGGASVGVDTRVGVRVLARVAGQLSPAASLHGGGGSYAVAWNPLRPGSAIVSFDVVNDGNTRLLASGTVSAAGQDTPFPAAGEPVIDLLPGDRRTVRVVVDDLWPSILVPVDVTLRPRGITIDGQTPIAAASSLQTSLWAMPISQLIVLTGAALLIFAALWGRQRSHRRTDRLVADAHEHDRPPAAAALTEESTSA
- a CDS encoding ABC transporter substrate-binding protein, which gives rise to MDISKRGFRGLLTVAAAGAMVVGLSACSGGAEPAGSGSAAAGGDKPITVGFVAVGPEGGWRNANEQAIKDAFTKDAGFDLKYAPAASPSDQKSQLDAFSTFVNDEVDVILLTATEASGWEDELKKAKEANIPVILLDRGVDASSDLYVTRIAPDNKQVANSVGEWAATTFPSGANYFVLEGVPGLSVVNERNEGFDAAIAGKSGWNKVGAQTANWKTDEGKSVIETVLKANNNNIQFIFAQNDEMGIGAAQAVSAAGLKPGTDVKIATIDGTKGALEALAKGDLSFVAQYNPFFGTDAVDAVKKALAGEKVDSTIIVKSATFDSPEAAQKALDQGLGF
- a CDS encoding LacI family DNA-binding transcriptional regulator, whose translation is MADQSGRGWAKPSIYDVANHAGVSHMTVSRVLNGHPNIRESTRVRVLQAIDEMQYTRSSIARALATSKSMRIGVLVDSPVQWGPNSTLRAIEEAARASAYSVSVFSTSDEDAATISTGITDLVAQGIDALCVIAPRSSALELFREHSSNMPTLVIKAEPDPHLHTVAVDQYTGARMAVAHLIGLGHRTIAHVAGPLDWYDARARWQGWRDELEAAGLGEGPMVQGDWTSDRGYEIGRSRQLAAATAVFAANDQMALGTVHGLVERGLRVPEDISVVGFDDLPDARHFLPPLTTVRQDFASLGALALRLIIAAIDGDDTAMHALIAPELVLRASTAAAVPRG
- a CDS encoding alpha/beta fold hydrolase; the protein is MDSADRTPDSPADAAAEAVSQMADAVDRAIDEITGAPTDDGRIEVFAHGGASIVAERRGQVSSARTIVLAHGIGMGRKVFGDLVQHLEGKALVVALDLPGYGDAPEPTRTPTIERMADLVAAYLRHLGRGPVVLLGHSMGTQVVTETAVRHPDTVDRLVLVAPTVDRHHRRALRQLWRLARDLWGESPKVLLLGAREYVRAGPNLRRKMRAMLTHRPEAAYARVSAPTLVVRGEYDVVVPREWFDEVVAAIPDSRAFVVDGHRHETLIRTAEPTARELDRWLSAP